In Serinus canaria isolate serCan28SL12 chromosome 5, serCan2020, whole genome shotgun sequence, the following proteins share a genomic window:
- the BDKRB2 gene encoding B2 bradykinin receptor encodes MVSITAENVTQLYNMTDNMTQEFTVSPEYFHNNSGVHQTDQYECVSEDVWKWLQDFQPGFLWFIFILGSIENSFVLTVLCFHKSTCTVAEIYLANMAFADLMLVCTLPFWAINISNNFHWPFGQFLCKAINIMSYMNLYSSIYFLTLVSIDRYLALVKTMSLGRMRRTVCAKWNCFVIWTCALLMCSPTMVFRNLHYFKEYNITACVLLYPASFWEPTNNCLLNIVGFVIPFCVITYCTVQIIKALRSSELRKMKVVQTERRATMLVFAVLLLFIICWLPFQISTFIDTIRYFSPTLKCLEEINDILTQIATYCSFSNSCLNPVLYVIVGKNFQKKAVEFYKDLFTKRCRKSQSVQMENSLDTLRTSISSEYSRKKSVLSLTH; translated from the coding sequence aTGGTTTCCATCACAGCTGAAAATGTAACGCAGCTGTACAACATGACTGACAACATGACCCAGGAGTTCACAGTCAGTCCAGAATATTTCCACAATAATTCAGGAGTGCATCAGACAGATCAATATGAATGTGTTAGTGAAGATGTGTGGAAATGGCTACAGGATTTTCAGCCTGGATTTCTCTGGTTTATATTTATTCTGGGATCAATAGAAAATTCCTTTGTGCTCACTGTCCTGTGTTTCCACAAGAGTACCTGCACAGTGGCTGAAATTTACCTAGCCAACATGGCATTTGCTGACCTGATGTTGGTCTGTACTTTACCTTTCTGGGCCATtaatatttctaataattttcaCTGGCCTTTTGGCCAGTTTCTCTGTAAAGCCATCAACATTATGAGTTACATGAACTTATATTCTAGCATTTATTTCCTGACACTAGTGAGCATTGACCGCTACCTGGCCTTGGTGAAAACCATGTCCCTGGGACGGATGAGACGAACTGTCTGTGCCAAATGGAATTGTTTTGTAATTTGGACATGTGCACTGCTCATGTGCTCACCTACAATGGTGTTTCGAAAtctgcattattttaaagaGTACAACATCACAGCCTGTGTTCTTCTTTACCCAGCTAGCTTCTGGGAGCCCACAAACAACTGCCTGCTGAATATTGTGGGGTTTGTGATCCCATTCTGTGTGATTACCTATTGCACTGTGCAAATCATCAAAGCCTTACGCAGCAGTGAGCTACGGAAAATGAAGGTAGTCCAGACAGAGAGGAGAGCCACCATGCTGGTctttgctgtgctcctgctgttcATCATTTGCTGGCTTCCATTCCAGATCAGCACATTCATCGACACAATCCGTTACTTCTCACCCACTCTCAAGTGCCTGGAGGAAATCAATGACATACTGACCCAGATAGCCACATACTGCTCCTTTAGCAACAGCTGCCTGAACCCTGTCTTGTATGTGATTGTTGGGAAAAACTTCCAGAAGAAGGCTGTGGAGTTCTACAAGGACTTGTTCACAAAGAGGTGCAGAAAATCACAGTCTGTGCAGATGGAAAACTCCCTGGACACTTTAAGGACTTCCATTTCAAGCGAATACTCAAGGAAAAAGTCTGTTTTGTCATTAACCCATTAA
- the BDKRB1 gene encoding B1 bradykinin receptor codes for MTETPLLNIPSSNQSENQSNSTVCPDLDDWWDIVYYVGPKYINTVCVIGMLGNVFVLFTYSLHKGPLKKAEIYLMNLAVADLIFLMCLPFWAENISNEFNWPFGRFLCRSISASITLNMYTSIYLLVAVSVDRHLTFVHTLDRREMWSKSMTKGICLLIWFFCILLSIPAFVFRTVKDFPQWNISACTLDFPSPAISWEIAENLVGNVVGFLLPSTAIIFLNFSTIRSLQKTAKERRALGAKGCKRHKGTKATRLIITVVLMFLFCWTPHHFFVFLDILYHAEVIKSCFWGELINFGEQFSYMLAMTNSCINPVIYVFVGKYFRQKALEVLSQFIPCGFPLRWVSFKEMSSNFNMFPVKSSLT; via the coding sequence atgactgAAACTCCTCTACTGAATATTCCCTCCTCAAACCAGAGTGAAAACCAGAGCAACTCAACTGTTTGCCCAGACTTGGATGACTGGTGGGACATTGTGTACTATGTAGGGCCCAAGTACATCAACACTGTCTGCGTTATTGGTATGCTTGGAAATGTGTTTGTTCTCTTCACTTATTCGCTGCACAAGGGCCCCCTGAAGAAAGCCGAAATCTACCTTATGAACCTGGCTGTTGCTGACCTTATCTTCCTCATGTGCCTCCCCTTCTGGGCAGAGAACATCAGCAATGAGTTCAACTGGCCCTTTGGCCGTTTCCTGTGCCGCAGCATCAGCGCCTCCATCACCCTGAACATGTACACCAGCATCTACCTGCTCGTGGCCGTCAGCGTGGATCGCCACCTCACTTTTGTCCACACCTTGGACCGCAGAGAGATGTGGAGCAAATCCATGACCAAAGGGATCTGCTTGCTCATCTGGTTCTTTTGCATCCTTCTCAGCATCCCAGCTTTTGTGTTCCGGACTGTGAAAGACTTTCCCCAGTGGAATATTTCAGCCTGCACTTTGGacttccccagcccagctaTTTCGTGGGAAATAGCTGAAAACCTGGTAGGCAATGTGGTGGGGTTtctgctgccatccacagcaATCATCTTCCTCAATTTCTCCACCATTAGGTCCCTacaaaaaacagcaaaagaacGAAGAGCGCTTGGAGCAAAGGGTTGCAAGAGGCACAAAGGCACAAAGGCAACCAGGCTGATCATCACTGTGGTACTgatgtttcttttctgctggaCTCCTCATCATTTTTTTGTATTCCTTGATATTTTATACCATGCAGAAGTGATaaaaagctgcttctggggGGAACTGATCAACTTTGGGGAGCAGTTTTCTTATATGCTGGCTATGACCAACAGCTGCATTAACCCCGTGATTTATGTCTTTGTTGGGAAATACTTCAGGCAAAAGGCTTTAGAAGTTTTATCACAGTTTATTCCCTGTGGATTTCCTTTGAGATGGGTATCTTTCAAAGAAATGTCTTCAAATTTCAACATGTTTCCAGTCAAGAGTAGTTTAACATAA